From Pandoraea vervacti, the proteins below share one genomic window:
- a CDS encoding IclR family transcriptional regulator, translated as MNGVMERTLAILELLAQQVGGTPLAFIADELDIPRSACHRLLTDLKGFGYVRQLREHGDYVLTTKLVGLGLSFLSTSGIVDMAQTILDRLAETSGELVRLAIVDGDRITWVAKAQGASKGLKYDPDMGMDTILSCSATGHAWMMTMSDERALALVSRQGFGQPKDYGPNAPTTVQGVLAFLAAARARGYATINEVFSPGMTAMAAPILRRGYPALGVISIAGPLVRLDEARMTQLGPALLAAASELAAASQTSPLFDRIRQAS; from the coding sequence ATGAACGGCGTCATGGAGCGCACACTTGCCATTCTGGAATTGCTCGCCCAGCAAGTCGGCGGCACGCCGCTGGCATTCATTGCCGACGAACTCGACATCCCCCGCAGTGCCTGCCATCGCTTGCTCACCGACCTCAAGGGCTTCGGCTACGTGCGTCAGTTACGCGAGCATGGCGATTACGTGCTGACGACGAAGCTCGTGGGGCTGGGGTTGAGTTTCCTCAGTACGTCCGGCATCGTGGACATGGCGCAGACGATTCTCGACCGGCTCGCGGAAACATCCGGCGAACTGGTGCGTCTGGCGATCGTCGACGGCGATCGCATCACGTGGGTCGCGAAGGCGCAGGGGGCGAGCAAGGGGTTGAAGTACGACCCCGACATGGGCATGGACACGATCCTGTCGTGTTCGGCCACGGGCCACGCGTGGATGATGACGATGAGCGACGAGCGCGCGCTGGCGCTGGTGAGCCGGCAGGGCTTCGGGCAGCCGAAGGACTACGGCCCGAATGCCCCCACGACGGTGCAGGGCGTCCTGGCATTTCTGGCGGCCGCGCGCGCTCGCGGCTACGCTACGATCAACGAAGTGTTCTCGCCCGGCATGACGGCGATGGCCGCGCCGATTCTGCGTCGCGGCTATCCTGCGCTGGGCGTGATCAGCATTGCGGGGCCGTTGGTCCGCCTGGACGAAGCGCGCATGACGCAACTCGGTCCGGCGTTGCTCGCGGCGGCGTCTGAACTGGCGGCCGCGAGCCAAACATCGCCGTTGTTCGACCGGATTCGTCAGGCATCCTGA